A single genomic interval of Streptomyces graminofaciens harbors:
- a CDS encoding acyl-CoA dehydrogenase family protein, with product MTADTVTEKPVTDPELIAAARELIPLLRANAERTERDGNPVPENIRALREAGLFRLTKPAEFGGLELGLPTLVEIISEVGRGCPSTGWILANDAASADFAWQVNEQARAYMFKDDPDTLVLSTNSLSGSTARKTDDGTLISGRFPWSSGCEISEWVVFLGVPVFDEEQNLVAAVNAVAPTSDVTIERTWQVSGMSGTGTQTIVVEDLFIPEYRTVTNAIADLLRDEDQRPSDVTAGSLLSLSSVVGAARGALDVVTEALTRKKRPISTTPYESVTDSPVMRMRYAEAKHLVDSAVLHMRHAAERLDGRAHDEPTPWVERAEIRMHMASALQHARQGVEKLLDVNGASSFRLSDPLQRYWRDLAIGSRHTALNQPIILEDYSLALWGVRPSVTWIT from the coding sequence GTGACCGCCGACACCGTCACCGAGAAACCGGTGACCGACCCCGAACTCATCGCCGCCGCACGAGAGTTGATCCCGCTGCTGCGGGCCAACGCCGAGCGTACGGAACGCGACGGCAACCCCGTGCCCGAGAACATCCGGGCCCTGCGTGAGGCCGGACTGTTCCGGCTGACCAAACCGGCCGAGTTCGGCGGTCTGGAGCTGGGCCTGCCGACGCTCGTGGAGATCATCTCGGAGGTCGGCCGGGGGTGCCCGTCGACCGGCTGGATTCTCGCCAACGACGCGGCCTCGGCCGACTTCGCCTGGCAGGTGAATGAGCAGGCGCGCGCGTACATGTTCAAGGACGACCCCGACACGCTCGTCCTGTCCACCAACAGCCTCTCCGGCTCGACCGCGCGCAAGACGGACGACGGCACCCTCATCTCCGGCCGCTTCCCGTGGAGTTCGGGGTGCGAGATCTCCGAGTGGGTGGTGTTCCTCGGCGTCCCCGTCTTCGACGAGGAGCAGAACCTCGTCGCCGCCGTGAACGCCGTCGCGCCGACGAGCGACGTCACCATCGAACGGACCTGGCAGGTCAGCGGCATGTCCGGCACGGGCACCCAGACCATCGTCGTCGAGGACCTCTTCATCCCCGAGTACCGGACCGTGACCAACGCCATCGCGGACCTGCTGCGCGACGAGGACCAGCGGCCCAGCGACGTCACCGCGGGCAGCCTGCTGTCGCTGTCGTCCGTCGTGGGCGCCGCCCGGGGCGCCCTGGACGTCGTCACCGAGGCGCTCACCCGGAAGAAACGGCCGATCAGCACGACCCCCTACGAATCCGTCACCGACTCCCCGGTGATGCGGATGCGTTACGCCGAGGCCAAGCACCTCGTCGACAGCGCCGTCCTGCACATGAGGCACGCCGCCGAACGACTGGACGGCCGCGCGCACGACGAGCCGACGCCCTGGGTGGAGCGCGCGGAGATCAGGATGCACATGGCGTCCGCGCTGCAACACGCTCGCCAAGGCGTGGAGAAGTTGCTCGACGTCAACGGCGCGAGCAGCTTCCGGCTGTCCGACCCCCTCCAGCGCTACTGGCGGGACCTGGCCATCGGCAGCCGCCACACCGCCCTCAACCAGCCGATCATCCTCGAGGACTACAGCCTCGCCCTGTGGGGCGTACGGCCCAGCGTCACCTGGATCACCTGA
- a CDS encoding aminotransferase class III-fold pyridoxal phosphate-dependent enzyme, translated as MPQAAHYAESHLMDLLASFGMDVPYVRAERNTLFYRDGDGAEVPVLDLVGGFGSLILGHNPPEIRARVQELLDTQAPVHIQLSRNDTADQVGQLLNKIIQREFPDTEDYRIVYGNSGAEAVEIALKHAELDRLMRVSELFQALDWNASQALAAVKDGRATLPDDPSALPDGIQLPTDAVEFERLLGELTAHNAALAAQSPVYFALEGGFHGKLVGSVQVSHSPAVRVPFAALGFEAVFVPPNRLDVLQHLVDEKRATALDVTVTDGRVRVVTRDFPVFGGFLLEPVQGEGGIHVLPEDLLSGLKLICEGAGCPVVVDEIQTGMGRTGAFLAASHHGFPPDYLLLGKSLGGGVAKVSATLIRSSRYRPVFDLMHSSTFAKDGFSTEIALSTLRLLEADDGRVYRLARERGARITDALRGVAADFPDVLREIRGTGLLIGVEFAPRNDSPSTTIREKSRGGLLSFLSAGYLLRAHGVRVVPTGSDLNVLRIEPSVHISDQEIAQLEAGVRDLCLILRNGDARPLIEAATATGRATQHTVRDFRNGAEESAVGEGDTKSAGVGTEGTESAVRKAAFISCLPSAAALRERDPSLDGLSDERLADYCRRQESFATDMPPLPPVRITSPTGTAVDLTLYPLLATRERTAERIGAGDRDRVLADLDARVRTAVGDGCGTAGLDPCTASATGEGSVLRVPRTVLTGGGALLAATAVRTLERAAAARLGELDPLTLAVVTDDTHLGPVCAALGADTFSQVVLVTDDVTGARTRIYQELWSRIAEGGELRGVPALLAKEPLIDGWLRDGRPGDEPSGDLIAAYVDERHGDDFWVHVTEDPTALRQAHAVLSATAGPLPPACHAQLREGAVVCETGIPAAGSRPARVDVTWLRGDLLATPNGESLPMGIRGAVGEGLVPAGVAETAALALTDARPGHPGSVLTARHARAMADLADRHGFTLPDGPVSS; from the coding sequence ATGCCCCAAGCCGCCCACTACGCCGAGTCCCACCTGATGGACCTGCTCGCCTCCTTCGGCATGGACGTCCCCTACGTACGGGCCGAACGGAACACCCTCTTCTACCGGGACGGCGACGGCGCGGAGGTACCGGTCCTCGACCTGGTCGGCGGCTTCGGCTCGCTGATCCTCGGCCACAACCCCCCGGAGATCCGCGCCCGCGTCCAAGAACTCCTCGACACCCAGGCGCCGGTGCACATACAGCTGTCCCGGAACGACACCGCCGACCAGGTCGGGCAGCTGCTGAACAAGATCATCCAGCGGGAGTTCCCGGACACCGAGGACTATCGGATCGTCTACGGCAACAGCGGTGCCGAGGCCGTCGAGATCGCCCTCAAGCACGCCGAACTCGACCGGCTCATGCGGGTGTCGGAACTCTTCCAGGCGCTGGACTGGAACGCGTCGCAGGCGCTTGCAGCGGTCAAGGACGGCAGGGCCACACTCCCCGATGACCCTTCCGCACTGCCCGACGGGATCCAACTGCCCACCGACGCCGTGGAGTTCGAGCGGCTCCTCGGAGAGCTGACCGCGCACAACGCCGCCCTCGCGGCACAGAGCCCCGTCTATTTCGCCTTGGAAGGCGGCTTCCACGGCAAGCTCGTCGGCAGTGTGCAGGTGTCCCACAGCCCGGCCGTCCGCGTCCCGTTCGCCGCTCTCGGCTTCGAAGCCGTCTTTGTTCCCCCGAACCGGCTGGATGTGCTCCAGCACCTCGTGGACGAGAAGCGCGCCACCGCTCTCGACGTCACCGTCACCGACGGCCGCGTACGCGTCGTGACCCGCGACTTCCCCGTCTTCGGCGGGTTCCTCCTCGAACCGGTACAGGGCGAGGGCGGTATCCACGTCCTGCCCGAGGACCTCCTGAGCGGGCTCAAGCTGATCTGCGAGGGCGCCGGCTGCCCGGTCGTCGTCGACGAGATCCAGACCGGCATGGGTCGCACGGGTGCCTTCCTCGCCGCCTCCCACCACGGTTTCCCGCCCGACTACCTCCTGCTGGGCAAGTCGCTCGGCGGTGGTGTCGCCAAGGTCTCCGCCACCCTGATCCGGAGCTCCCGGTACCGGCCGGTGTTCGACCTGATGCACAGCTCCACCTTCGCCAAGGACGGCTTCTCCACCGAGATCGCGCTCAGCACGCTGCGACTCCTCGAAGCGGACGACGGGCGCGTCTACCGGCTGGCCCGTGAACGCGGCGCCCGCATCACCGACGCCCTGCGCGGTGTCGCCGCCGACTTCCCGGACGTCCTGCGGGAGATACGCGGCACCGGACTCCTCATCGGCGTCGAGTTCGCCCCGCGGAACGACTCCCCGTCCACCACCATCCGCGAGAAGTCCCGGGGCGGACTGCTCAGCTTCCTGTCGGCCGGCTACCTGCTGCGCGCCCACGGCGTCCGGGTCGTCCCCACCGGAAGCGACCTGAACGTGCTGCGCATCGAACCCTCCGTCCACATCAGCGACCAGGAGATCGCCCAACTGGAGGCGGGCGTCCGGGACCTCTGCCTCATCCTGCGCAACGGGGACGCCCGGCCCCTCATCGAGGCCGCGACCGCCACGGGCAGGGCCACGCAGCACACCGTCCGGGACTTCCGGAACGGTGCCGAAGAGTCTGCGGTCGGCGAGGGGGACACCAAAAGCGCCGGCGTCGGGACCGAGGGCACCGAATCCGCCGTACGCAAAGCCGCCTTCATCAGCTGCCTGCCGTCCGCCGCCGCCCTGCGCGAGCGCGACCCCTCGCTGGACGGCCTGAGCGACGAGCGGCTCGCCGACTACTGCCGGCGCCAGGAGTCGTTCGCCACCGATATGCCGCCCCTCCCGCCGGTCCGGATCACCTCGCCCACGGGCACGGCTGTCGACCTCACCCTCTACCCCCTTCTCGCGACCCGGGAGCGGACCGCCGAGCGGATCGGTGCGGGAGACCGCGACCGTGTCCTCGCCGACCTCGACGCCCGAGTCCGTACGGCCGTCGGCGACGGCTGCGGGACCGCAGGGCTCGACCCCTGCACGGCGTCCGCCACGGGTGAGGGGAGCGTCCTGCGGGTGCCCCGGACGGTCCTCACCGGCGGCGGGGCCCTCCTGGCCGCAACCGCCGTACGGACCCTGGAACGCGCGGCAGCGGCCCGGCTGGGCGAACTCGACCCGCTCACCCTGGCCGTGGTCACCGACGACACCCATCTGGGCCCCGTCTGCGCGGCACTCGGCGCCGACACCTTCTCCCAGGTCGTCCTCGTCACAGACGACGTCACCGGGGCGCGCACCCGGATCTACCAGGAGCTGTGGTCGCGTATCGCGGAAGGCGGCGAGCTTCGGGGCGTCCCGGCCCTGCTCGCCAAGGAACCCCTGATCGACGGTTGGCTCCGCGACGGCCGCCCCGGCGACGAACCCAGCGGCGACCTCATCGCCGCGTACGTCGACGAACGCCATGGCGACGACTTCTGGGTACACGTCACCGAGGACCCCACGGCACTCCGGCAAGCCCACGCGGTCCTGTCCGCGACCGCCGGACCGCTGCCTCCCGCGTGCCACGCGCAGTTGCGCGAGGGCGCGGTGGTCTGCGAGACCGGAATCCCCGCGGCCGGGTCCCGGCCCGCGCGCGTCGACGTGACCTGGCTACGCGGCGACCTCCTGGCCACGCCCAACGGCGAGAGCCTGCCCATGGGCATCCGGGGCGCGGTCGGTGAGGGGCTGGTGCCCGCGGGAGTGGCCGAGACCGCCGCTCTCGCCCTCACGGACGCGCGTCCGGGGCACCCGGGTTCCGTCCTCACCGCCCGGCACGCCCGGGCGATGGCGGACCTGGCGGATCGGCACGGCTTCACGCTGCCCGACGGCCCGGTCTCCTCGTAA
- a CDS encoding type I polyketide synthase: MQDDDKLRGYLKRAVAELQETRERLREFEADAHDPIAIVGMACRYPGDVLSPDDLWDLALAGKDATSAIPDERDWDLHRHRTARGGFLTGAHDFDAAFFGISPREASAMDPQQRMLLEVSWEALEQGGIDPRSLHGSETGVYVGLIPQGHDLPDTPEGADDSENYRLTGNAGSVASGRIAYTLGLEGPAVTVDTACSSSLVALHLAVRALRAGDCELALAGGVNVMNSPAVFTEFGRMEVLAPDARCKAFSVEADGIGPAEGVGLVVLERLSQARRRGHQVLAFVRGSAVNQDGASNGLTAPNGLAQQRVIRRALADAGLSPADVHAVEAHGTGTPLGDPIEARALLATYGKGRDPRQPLLLGSLKSNIGHAQAAAGVAGVIKTVMALRHGTLPPTLHVGQPTPEVDWETGGVALLSGARTWPESDRPRRAAVSSFGISGTNAHVILEQAPDITEQDRDIPVQTPDVARPPSVAEAAWPVVPWVVTAKTSAALRRQAARLLSHAESDIAADPYDIAYSLVTGRSLFEHRAVVTAGDRAGLLAGLRGLADGEVHGQDGPGILTGVAGGGGTTFLFSSRGTGIGMGRELYDTFPAFAEALDEVCAEFDALLPQPLLQAVLDGGDDHELLREPALFAAEVALYRLVVRSWGVVPKHVTGHGTGEVVAAHAAGVLSLAEACRVIAARVTSTPFKVTAEALRPPAVPVLSPATGLPVPVERLCSPDHWAEHAPESGHPAPDPARLLEQGTARLLEIGPGSDASAAVGTDGPPYVVALQHARRGSRVGAAVTALAELFASGADVRWPALFDGTGARRVSLPTYAFERRPYRQRRTVTADVGAAGLSDARHPLLGAVVEVADGDLAVCTGRLSLRTHPWLAGHAAAGVPVLSGAALVELAMRAGDEVGCPELDELVVTAPLVVPERDGVRIQVVVGGPEEDGRRPVRVHARARWGADWVCHAAGTLRPAQEPPECGWARVWPPTGAEPVEVTGVYEQLAAAGYTYGPLHRGLEAVWRLGDEVYAEVALPDGTHDEAVGYGIHPALLDAALHPLLAASAADGVARSPLAWHGVSLYASGAGSLRVRLTATGPDTFALEAADASGRAVVAARAVRLVELSVEAVPASGAGDVLFRLEWAPPVEAETSDGEPVGELALLGDTFGGLDDVAELRFADLEEAAASYTPWDFLIAEACAPAGDPHDWALDAVGSAAAEALDRAREWLSRDDLPDNRLVFVTRGAVSTGRGDEDAADPAGAAVWGLVRTAQREHPGRIVLVDLDPEPDSASIAALPSVLGSGLSQVAVRGGVMLVPRLVRAAGVGSSEACPERAAVHPVDPLLDLAGTVLLTGATGPLSAALARHLLTRHGARRLILAVPESTAAPEATRLRDELVELGAEARPVPSDRDALAALLASIPDEHPLCGVVHVVEAETGAGSDEPFTDLARPALSDALRSSVAAAWHLHELTDGDPNIRLFALASSAAGVLGTAGRAPEAAASASLEALANRRRAQALPTVSLACGPLAGGEAGEHDETPPGSWPRPLHPDRLPALFDTALSTGHTALVAVDLDLPAPLRTPGQVLNLVRDVVPRAAVVRRTAAPALAPALRPDRWTGMSRAEARLLLRDLVRREVARVLGHAGPDGIEWGASFKDAGFDSLAAVRLRNRLVEETALSLPTTLVFEYPSPDVLLDHLLDRLAEGGRLKEDAEATPAAQGPPATEGSVLADLERLDEALTALAGPAGDVPSTITARVTALLSRWHRAVGPSAGAATDLVDRIGEATEEEVLRLIDQEFGRSAN; encoded by the coding sequence ATGCAGGACGACGACAAGCTCCGCGGTTACCTCAAACGCGCCGTCGCGGAACTCCAGGAAACCCGGGAGCGGTTGCGCGAGTTCGAGGCTGACGCGCATGACCCGATCGCCATCGTCGGCATGGCCTGCCGTTATCCGGGAGACGTGCTCTCCCCGGACGACCTCTGGGACCTGGCGCTCGCGGGCAAGGACGCCACCTCCGCCATTCCCGACGAGCGTGACTGGGACCTCCACCGCCACCGCACCGCCCGCGGCGGATTTCTCACCGGCGCCCACGACTTCGACGCCGCGTTCTTCGGCATCTCACCGCGCGAGGCGTCCGCCATGGACCCCCAGCAGCGCATGCTCCTGGAGGTGTCCTGGGAGGCCCTCGAACAGGGCGGGATCGATCCACGCTCCCTGCACGGCAGCGAGACGGGTGTGTACGTGGGCCTCATCCCGCAGGGCCACGACCTGCCGGACACCCCCGAAGGCGCGGACGACAGCGAGAACTACCGACTCACCGGCAACGCCGGAAGCGTCGCCTCCGGCCGGATCGCCTACACCCTCGGCCTGGAAGGGCCCGCCGTCACCGTCGACACCGCGTGCTCGTCCTCGCTCGTGGCACTGCACCTCGCGGTACGGGCACTGCGCGCCGGCGACTGCGAGCTGGCGCTCGCCGGCGGCGTCAACGTGATGAACTCGCCCGCCGTCTTCACCGAGTTCGGCCGGATGGAAGTCCTGGCCCCGGACGCGCGCTGCAAGGCGTTCTCCGTCGAAGCCGACGGCATCGGACCGGCCGAGGGCGTCGGCTTGGTCGTACTGGAACGGCTCTCGCAGGCCCGCCGCCGAGGCCACCAGGTGCTGGCCTTCGTGCGCGGCTCGGCCGTGAACCAGGACGGCGCCTCCAACGGCCTCACCGCACCCAACGGCCTGGCTCAACAGCGGGTGATCCGGCGGGCGCTGGCCGACGCGGGACTCTCCCCGGCCGACGTCCACGCCGTCGAGGCGCACGGTACAGGGACACCACTGGGCGACCCGATCGAGGCGCGTGCCCTGCTCGCCACCTACGGCAAGGGTCGGGATCCGCGACAGCCTCTGCTGCTCGGTTCGTTGAAGTCGAACATCGGGCACGCCCAGGCAGCGGCCGGAGTCGCCGGTGTCATCAAGACGGTGATGGCCCTGCGGCACGGCACTCTGCCGCCGACCCTCCACGTCGGCCAACCCACCCCCGAGGTGGACTGGGAGACCGGCGGCGTCGCACTCCTCAGTGGAGCACGCACGTGGCCGGAGTCGGACCGGCCCCGCCGCGCAGCCGTGTCGTCCTTCGGGATCAGCGGCACCAACGCCCACGTCATCCTCGAACAGGCCCCCGATATCACTGAGCAGGACCGGGACATCCCCGTACAGACCCCGGACGTTGCACGGCCTCCGTCCGTCGCCGAGGCGGCTTGGCCCGTGGTGCCCTGGGTCGTCACCGCGAAGACGTCCGCAGCACTGCGCCGCCAGGCCGCCCGGTTGCTGTCCCACGCGGAGTCGGACATCGCGGCCGACCCGTACGACATCGCGTACTCCCTGGTCACCGGCCGCTCGCTGTTCGAGCACCGCGCGGTGGTGACGGCCGGGGACCGCGCAGGCCTACTCGCTGGGCTGCGCGGCCTCGCCGATGGCGAAGTGCATGGCCAGGACGGCCCCGGCATCCTGACGGGTGTCGCCGGAGGCGGCGGTACGACGTTCCTGTTCTCCTCCCGGGGGACCGGCATCGGCATGGGCCGGGAGCTCTACGACACGTTCCCCGCTTTCGCCGAGGCGCTCGACGAGGTGTGCGCGGAGTTCGACGCGCTGCTGCCGCAGCCGCTGCTCCAGGCGGTCCTGGACGGGGGTGACGACCACGAACTCCTGCGTGAGCCTGCCCTGTTCGCGGCCGAGGTCGCCCTGTACCGCCTGGTCGTCCGATCCTGGGGCGTCGTACCGAAGCACGTGACCGGCCACGGGACGGGCGAGGTGGTAGCCGCCCACGCGGCGGGCGTGCTGTCCCTGGCCGAGGCCTGCCGTGTGATCGCGGCCCGGGTGACCTCGACACCTTTCAAGGTGACGGCGGAGGCCCTGCGGCCCCCTGCCGTTCCCGTGCTGTCCCCGGCGACGGGCCTCCCCGTGCCGGTCGAGCGGCTGTGCTCGCCGGACCACTGGGCCGAGCACGCGCCCGAGTCGGGTCACCCCGCTCCGGATCCGGCCCGGCTGCTGGAGCAGGGGACGGCAAGGCTCTTGGAGATCGGCCCGGGGAGCGACGCATCCGCCGCGGTGGGTACGGACGGGCCGCCGTACGTCGTGGCGCTGCAACACGCTCGACGAGGATCCCGGGTCGGGGCCGCCGTGACGGCGCTGGCGGAACTGTTCGCCTCGGGCGCGGACGTCCGCTGGCCCGCACTGTTCGACGGTACGGGCGCTCGCCGAGTGTCGTTGCCGACGTACGCCTTCGAGCGCAGGCCCTACCGGCAGCGGCGTACCGTCACCGCCGATGTCGGCGCGGCCGGACTGAGCGACGCCCGGCATCCGCTGCTCGGCGCGGTGGTCGAGGTGGCGGACGGTGATCTGGCCGTCTGCACGGGGCGGCTGTCCCTGCGTACCCACCCCTGGCTGGCCGGTCATGCGGCGGCGGGCGTGCCCGTGCTGTCGGGGGCGGCCCTCGTGGAGCTGGCGATGCGGGCCGGCGACGAGGTCGGCTGCCCCGAACTGGACGAACTGGTCGTGACCGCACCGCTGGTGGTGCCCGAGCGGGACGGCGTGCGGATCCAAGTGGTCGTCGGCGGCCCGGAGGAGGACGGCCGACGCCCGGTGCGCGTCCATGCCCGCGCACGGTGGGGTGCCGACTGGGTCTGCCACGCCGCCGGCACACTGCGACCCGCGCAGGAGCCGCCGGAGTGTGGATGGGCGCGCGTCTGGCCCCCGACCGGAGCCGAACCGGTCGAGGTGACCGGTGTGTACGAGCAACTGGCCGCCGCCGGATACACGTACGGCCCGCTGCACCGAGGACTCGAGGCGGTGTGGCGACTGGGCGACGAGGTGTACGCCGAGGTCGCGCTACCGGACGGAACGCACGACGAGGCCGTCGGCTACGGCATCCACCCGGCCCTGCTCGACGCGGCGCTGCACCCCCTGCTCGCCGCGTCGGCGGCGGACGGCGTCGCCCGCTCGCCGCTCGCCTGGCACGGGGTGAGCCTGTACGCGTCCGGCGCCGGTTCACTGCGGGTCCGGCTGACCGCCACAGGCCCCGACACCTTCGCCCTCGAAGCGGCCGACGCGTCGGGCCGGGCGGTCGTCGCCGCACGTGCCGTACGACTCGTCGAATTGTCCGTCGAAGCCGTGCCCGCGTCCGGTGCGGGCGATGTGCTGTTCCGCCTGGAGTGGGCACCGCCTGTAGAGGCGGAGACCTCCGACGGGGAGCCCGTGGGCGAACTGGCGCTGCTCGGCGACACGTTCGGTGGGCTGGACGACGTGGCGGAGTTGCGGTTCGCGGACCTGGAGGAGGCGGCGGCCTCGTACACGCCGTGGGACTTCCTGATCGCGGAGGCGTGTGCTCCGGCCGGAGATCCCCACGACTGGGCGCTTGACGCGGTGGGTTCTGCCGCGGCGGAGGCACTGGACCGGGCCCGGGAATGGCTGTCGCGGGACGACCTGCCCGACAACCGGCTGGTGTTCGTGACGCGGGGCGCGGTGTCGACCGGCCGCGGCGACGAGGATGCTGCGGATCCGGCCGGTGCGGCGGTGTGGGGGCTGGTGCGGACGGCACAGCGTGAGCATCCCGGGCGGATCGTCCTTGTCGATCTGGACCCGGAGCCGGATTCGGCGTCGATCGCGGCCCTGCCGTCGGTGCTGGGTTCGGGGTTGTCGCAGGTGGCGGTGCGTGGTGGGGTCATGCTCGTGCCTCGGCTTGTTCGAGCGGCCGGCGTCGGATCGTCCGAGGCATGCCCGGAGAGGGCAGCCGTGCACCCGGTCGACCCACTCCTGGATCTCGCGGGAACGGTCCTGCTCACCGGCGCCACCGGCCCGCTGAGCGCCGCGCTCGCCCGGCATCTGCTCACCCGTCACGGCGCCCGCCGCCTGATCCTGGCCGTGCCCGAGAGCACTGCTGCACCCGAAGCGACCCGGCTCCGGGACGAACTCGTGGAACTGGGAGCCGAGGCCCGCCCGGTGCCGTCCGACCGAGACGCACTGGCCGCACTGCTAGCGAGCATCCCCGACGAACACCCGCTGTGCGGAGTGGTGCACGTCGTGGAGGCCGAAACAGGGGCCGGATCCGACGAACCGTTCACCGATCTCGCCCGGCCGGCCCTCTCCGACGCGCTCCGCTCTTCGGTCGCAGCCGCCTGGCACCTGCACGAACTGACCGACGGCGACCCGAACATACGTCTCTTCGCCCTGGCCAGCTCAGCGGCAGGCGTACTCGGCACGGCGGGCCGGGCCCCGGAGGCGGCGGCGAGCGCCTCATTGGAGGCGCTGGCCAACCGTCGCCGGGCACAGGCCCTGCCGACCGTGTCGCTGGCCTGCGGGCCCCTGGCCGGGGGAGAGGCGGGTGAGCACGACGAGACCCCGCCCGGGTCCTGGCCACGCCCGCTCCACCCCGACCGCCTCCCGGCCCTGTTCGACACCGCGCTGTCCACCGGGCACACCGCGCTCGTGGCCGTCGACCTTGACCTGCCCGCCCCGCTGCGCACCCCCGGCCAGGTCCTGAACCTGGTCCGGGACGTGGTGCCACGGGCCGCCGTCGTCCGCAGGACCGCCGCCCCCGCACTCGCTCCTGCGCTGCGGCCGGACCGCTGGACGGGGATGAGCCGGGCCGAGGCCAGGCTGCTCCTGCGCGACCTGGTGCGCCGCGAGGTGGCGCGGGTGCTGGGCCATGCCGGTCCGGACGGCATCGAGTGGGGCGCGTCGTTCAAGGACGCCGGGTTCGACTCGCTGGCGGCGGTACGGCTGCGCAACCGGCTGGTCGAGGAGACCGCACTGTCCCTGCCGACCACGCTGGTGTTCGAGTACCCCTCGCCCGACGTACTGCTCGACCATCTCCTGGACCGGCTGGCCGAGGGCGGCCGGCTGAAGGAGGACGCCGAGGCGACCCCCGCTGCACAGGGGCCCCCGGCCACCGAAGGCTCCGTACTCGCCGACCTGGAACGCCTGGACGAGGCCCTGACCGCCCTCGCGGGCCCGGCGGGCGACGTGCCCTCGACGATCACCGCACGTGTCACCGCTCTGCTGAGCCGCTGGCACCGGGCCGTCGGCCCGTCCGCCGGTGCCGCGACCGACCTCGTCGACCGGATCGGCGAAGCCACCGAAGAGGAAGTCCTCCGGCTCATCGACCAGGAGTTCGGCCGCTCCGCGAACTGA